One Molothrus aeneus isolate 106 chromosome 6, BPBGC_Maene_1.0, whole genome shotgun sequence genomic window carries:
- the GJD2 gene encoding gap junction delta-2 protein, translating into MGEWTILERLLEAAVQQHSTMIGRILLTVVVIFRILIVAIVGETVYDDEQTMFVCNTLQPGCNQACYDQAFPISHIRYWVFQIIMVCTPSLCFITYSVHQSAKQRERRYSTVFLTLERDQDSMKREDSKKIKNTIVNGVLQNTENSTKEAEPDCLEVKEIPNPAIRTTKSKMRRQEGISRFYIIQVVFRNALEIGFLVGQYFLYGFNVPSMYECDRYPCIKEVECYVSRPTEKTVFLVFMFAVSGICVVLNLAELNHLGWRKIKMAVRGVQAKRKSIYEIRNKDLPRMSMPNFGRTQSSDSAYV; encoded by the exons ATGGGGGAATGGACTATTCTAGAGAGGCTACTGGAAGCTGCCGTGCAGCAGCATTCTACTATGATAGGGAG GATCCTGCTGACCGTGGTGGTGATCTTCAGAATTCTCATTGTGGCCATTGTAGGGGAGACGGTGTACGATGACGAGCAAACGATGTTTGTCTGTAACAcgctgcagccaggctgcaaCCAGGCTTGTTATGACCAGGCTTTCCCCATTTCTCACATAAGGTACTGGGTGTTCCAGATCATCATGGTGTGCACTCCCAGCCTGTGCTTCATAACGTACTCCGTTCACCAGTCTGCTAAACAAAGGGAACGGAGGTACTCCACTGTCTTCCTTACCTTGGAAAGGGACCAGGATTCAATGAAGCGTGAGGACAGTAAGAAAATCAAGAACACGATTGTCAATGGGGTGCTGCAAAACACTGAGAACTCCACCAAAGAGGCAGAACCAGACTGCTTAGAAGTGAAGGAAATCCCCAATCCTGCTATCAGAACTACAAAATCAAAGATGAGGAGGCAAGAAGGCATTTCTCGATTTTATATCATCCAAGTGGTCTTTCGAAATGCCCTAGAGATTGGATTCTTAGTGGGACAGTATTTTCTGTACGGATTCAATGTCCCTTCCATGTACGAATGTGACAGATACCCTTGCATTAAAGAAGTAGAGTGCTATGTTTCTAGACCCACTGAGAAGACTGTATTCTTGGTATTCATGTTTGCTGTCAGTGGGATTTGTGTGGTGCTTAATTTGGCAGAACTGAACCACTTGGGCTGGAGAAAGATCAAAATGGCAGTGAGAGGAGTACAGGCAAAAAGGAAATCCATATATGAAATCAGAAATAAGGACCTGCCAAGAATGAGCATGCCTAACTTCGGCAGGACTCAGTCAAGTGACTCAGCTTATGTGTGA